One Periophthalmus magnuspinnatus isolate fPerMag1 chromosome 15, fPerMag1.2.pri, whole genome shotgun sequence genomic window carries:
- the cfl1l gene encoding non-muscle cofilin 1-like yields the protein MASGVKVADGVKEMLLSMKLNRSSDDANERIRVVELGLNDANTEIEVKQVIMEKDVKTLGNVFKFVQCLMGEKECRYIVYDCHYETPQTKKEDLIFIMWSCDHASPKSRMVYSSSKSAVKKIMDFKFELELHGKDETTPQSFCGKMGKEKVLKLEGLDVKES from the exons ATG GCTTCTGGAGTTAAAGTGGCAGATGGCGTAAAAGAGATGCTCCTCTCAATGAAATTAAATAGGAGCTCAGACGATGCAAATGAGCGTATCAGAGTGGTTGAGCTCGGCCTGAACGACGCCAACACAGAGATCGAAGTGAAACAAGTCATCATGGAGAAGGATGTTAAGACTCTGGGCAACGTGTTTAAGTTTGTTCAGTGTCTAATGGGTGAAAAGGAATGCAGATACATCGTGTACGACTGCCATTATGAAACCCCTCAGACCAAAAAGGAAGATCTGATCTTTATTATGTG GAGTTGTGACCATGCCAGCCCCAAAAGCAGAATGGTATATTCAAGCTCCAAGAgtgctgtaaaaaaaattatgg ATTTCAAGTTCGAGTTGGAGTTGCACGGGAAAGACGAGACTACCCCGCAGTCATTTTGTGGAAAAATGGGAAAGGAAAAAGTATTGAAGTTGGAGGGCTTGGATGTAAAGGAAAGTTAG
- the LOC117382676 gene encoding calpain-2 catalytic subunit-like, with product MTGIVKKVIRYRNKAEGIGTNSRAVKYLKQDYEELKRSCLDRGRLFEDELFDAEPSSLGFKELGPYSAKTSGVTWMRPKDLHQRPKFIVEDATRTDICQGALGDCWLLAAIASLTLNKEVLHRVVPHDQSFDDEYAGIFRFQFWQFGQWVEVLVDDRLPTKNGELLFVHSEEGCEFWSALLEKAYAKLNGCYEALSGGSTTEGFEDFTGGIAENHDLNQPDPHLFKIIRKALDRGSLLGCSIDITSMNDQEAVTSLKLVKGHAYSVTGADEVEYRGNTVELIRIRNPWGQVEWNGAWSDSSYEWRSVSDHDRQRLTNRKEDGEFWMSFSDFLRQYSRLEICNLTPDALTSDDYKKWAENNFEETWRRGVSAGGCRNYPNTFWMNPQFVIKLEDVDDDPYDGEDKCTFIVGLMQKNRRKMRKMGEDLETIGFAIYELPKEFSGQTQVHLKKDFFLYNASAARSETFINLRELSNRISLPPGEYLIVPSTFEPNKNADFYLRVFSEKPADFQEIDDPVDCQIEPIDIDEDDISEQFQSLFQRLAGNDFEISVYELQKILNTVISKKKQQNRIEFEGFCLSTCHQMINLLDKDGSGKLGMVEFKILWTKIEKYLVLFKERDTDDSGCMSSSEMRLAVEKAGFRLNNALHQVIVARYSEPNLTIDFDNFVSCLIRMESLFNTFKTLDKDEDGTIELNMIQWLSLTIL from the exons ATGACTGGGATTGTCAAAAAAGTAATCCGATATCGCAATAAGGCGGAAGGTATTGGAACAAACTCCAGAGCAGTGAAGTATTTAAAACAAGATTACGAGGAGCTGAAGAGGAGCTGTCTGGACAGAGGGAGGCTTTTTGAAGATGAGTTATTTGACGCTGAACCCTCTTCTCTGGGATTCAAGGAACTTGGACCATATTCAGCTAAAACTAGTGGCGTTACCTGGATGAGACCGAAG GACTTGCATCAAAGACCAAAATTCATTGTTGAAGATGCGACCAGGACTGACATCTGCCAAGGAGCCCTGG GTGACTGCTGGCTCCTGGCAGCCATTGCCTCTCTGACTCTGAACAAAGAAGTTCTTCACAGAGTCGTCCCACACGACCAGTCCTTTGACGATGAGTACGCTGGCATCTTTCGTTTTCAG TTCTGGCAGTTCGGTCAGTGGGTGGAAGTGTTGGTGGACGATCGTTTACCCACAAAAAATGGCGAGCTGCTGTTTGTTCACTCTGAAGAGGGCTGTGAGTTTTGGAGCGCACTGCTGGAAAAGGCCTATGCCAA GTTGAATGGATGCTATGAGGCCCTCTCTGGAGGTAGCACAACTGAAGGTTTTGAGGACTTCACTGGAGGCATCGCTGAAAATCATGACCTGAACCAACCCGACCCACACCTGTTCAAAATCATCAGGAAGGCGCTGGACAGAGGCTCCCTTCTTGGGTGCTCCATTGAT ATTACAAGCATGAATGACCAGGAAGCTGTTACATCTCTCAAACTGGTGAAAGGCCATGCATATTCAGTTACAGGAGCAGATGAG GTGGAGTACAGAGGCAACACTGTGGAGCTTATCCGCATCAGAAACCCATGGGGGCAAGTCGAGTGGAACGGAGCCTGGAGTGACTC ATCTTATGAATGGAGATCTGTGAGTGATCatgacagacagagactgaCTAATCGGAAAGAAGATGGAGAATTCTG GATGTCATTTTCAGACTTTCTGCGCCAGTACTCCCGTTTGGAGATCTGTAACCTCACTCCAGACGCTTTGACCAGTGACGACTACAAGAAGTGGGCAGAGAACAACTTTGAGGAAACCTGGAGGAGAGGCGTGTCCGCGGGTGGTTGCAGGAACTACCCAA acacTTTCTGGATGAACCCTCAGTTTGTCATAAAGCTGGAAGACGTGGACGATGACCCTTACGATGGCGAGGACAAGTGCACTTTCATCGTGGGCCTGATGCAGAAAAACAGGAGGAAAATGAGGAAAATGGGTGAAGACCTGGAGACAATCGGATTTGCCATCTACGAA cTTCCAAAAGAG TTTTCAGGTCAAACTCAAGTTCATTTGAAGAAAGACTTTTTCTTGTACAATGCTTCAGCGGCCCGTTCTGAAACCTTCATAAACCTGAGAGAGCTATCCAACCGGATCAGCCTGCCCCCGGGCGAGTACCTCATTGTGCCGTCCACCTTTGAACCCAACAAGAACGCAGACTTCTATCTTCGTGTGTTCTCTGAGAAGCCAGCAGATTTCCA AGAAATTGATGATCCGGTAGACTGTCAGATTGAGCCA ATTGACATTGATGAAGATGATATCTCAGAGCAATTTCAGAGTCTGTTTCAAAGACTTGCCGGAAAT GATTTTGAAATCAGTGTTTATGAACTGCAGAAGATCCTCAACACTGTCATATCTAAAAAGAAGCAAC AGAATAGGATCGAATTTGAAGGCTTCTGTCTGTCAACTTGTCACCAAATGATCAACCTACTGGAC AAAGATGGGAGTGGTAAATTGGGAATGGTCGAATTCAAGATCTTGTGGACAAAAATAGAGAAGTACCTG GTCTTGTTcaaggagagagacacagacgaCAGTGGATGCATGAGCAGTTCTGAGATGAGACTGGCTGTGGAGAAAGCCG GTTTCCGTCTGAACAATGCTTTGCACCAGGTCATTGTGGCCCGCTACAGTGAACCCAACCTCACCATCGACTTTGATAACTTCGTCAGCTGTCTCATCCGCATGGAGTCTCTTTTCA ACACATTCAAGACTCTGGATAAAGACGAAGATGGAACAATCGAATTAAATATGATACAA TGGTTGAGCCTGACCATCCTTTAG
- the LOC117382684 gene encoding calpain-2 catalytic subunit-like: protein MTSIADRLAREKDKEEGIGTNQQAVKYLDQDYEFLKQTSLRRGLLFEDNKFPASQKSLGYNELGPYSSKTRDVVWKRPTELCSDPKFIDDGATRTDICQGALGDCWLLAAIASLTLDQRILARVVPPGQSFTEDYAGIFHFQFWQYGEWVDVVIDDRLPTKDGKLLFVHSAEGSEFWSALLEKAYAKLNGSYEALAGGSTIEGFEDFTGGIGEIYELNNAPPHLFQIMQKALKLGSLMGCSIDITSAYESEAITSHKLVKGHAYSVTGAEEVNYRGRKVQLIRVRNPWGQVEWTGAWSDGSNEWSHISEDEKTKLNHISDDGEFWMSYLDFTRHFSKLEICNLTPDTLESEGEGHWKHYQFEGMWRVGSTAGGCRNHPATFTSNPQFVVRLDEVDDDPLDGQEKGCTFLVGLMQKDIRKQRQLNKDLEIIGFAIYEVPEQYKGSRHVHLGPDVLLSENAVAMSHTFINTREICDRFTLAPGEYAIIPSTFQPHRNGKFVLRVFSEKQAHTSPLEEKVEAEIDEEEISKSDVDPHFKKLFKQIAGDDLEVSVFELVRILNNVVSHRSDIKTDGFSLETGRIIVSLLDKDESSKLGLLEFHKLWLKIQRYLEIFKNHDTDNSGTMSSHEMRDAATEAGFQVNSAVLQVIVSRYADAQFAIDFDSFVGCLIKLEMLFKMFKALDKSESGKIELDIQQWLCLALY, encoded by the exons ATGACCTCTATTGCGGATCGGCTGGCTAGGGAGAAGGACAAAGAGGAGGGCATTGGGACAAACCAGCAAGCTGTGAAATATCTGGACCAGGATTATGAGTTCCTAAAACAGACATCTTTACGAAGGGGGCTTTTGTTTGAGGATAACAAGTTTCCAGCATCTCAAAAGTCCTTGGGTTACAATGAGCTGGGACCCTACTCCTCCAAAACCAGAGACGTGGTATGGAAGAGGCCAACG GAGTTGTGCTCTGACCCTAAATTCATTGATGATGGAGCCACAAGGACAGACATTTGTCAAGGAGCATTGg GTGACTGCTGGCTGCTGGCGGCCATTGCTTCTCTGACCCTGGACCAGAGGATTTTGGCTCGAGTGGTGCCACCTGGACAAAGTTTTACTGAGGACTATGCTGGTATTTTTCACTTCCAG ttttggcAATATGGTGAATGGGTGGATGTTGTTATTGACGACCGTTTGCCCACCAAAGATGGAAAGCTGCTCTTTGTTCATTCTGCAGAGGGGTCTGAATTTTGGAGTGCCCTGCTGGAGAAGGCCTATGCTAA ATTGAATGGCAGCTATGAGGCCCTGGCTGGAGGCAGCACCATCGAGGGCTTTGAAGACTTCACTGGAGGAATTGGAGAAATTTACGAATTGAACAATGCCCCGCCACACCTTTTTCAAATCATGCAGAAGGCCCTGAAACTCGGCTCGCTCATGGGCTGCTCGATAGAC attaCCAGTGCATATGAATCAGAGGCCATAACATCTCATAAGCTGGTGAAAGGACATGCCTATTCTGTTACTGGGGCAGAGGAG GTGAATTATAGAGGCAGAAAGGTTCAGCTGATCCGAGTGAGAAACCCCTGGGGACAAGTGGAGTGGACTGGGGCCTGGAGTGATGG GTCGAACGAGTGGAGCCACATCAGTGAAGAtgaaaaaactaaactgaaccaTATCTCTGATGATGGGGAATTCTG GATGTCTTATCTAGATTTCACCAGGCACTTTTCAAAATTGGAGATTTGTAACCTGACTCCGGACACTTTGGAGAGTGAAGGCGAGGGCCACTGGAAACACTACCAGTTTGAGGGGATGTGGAGAGTCGGTTCAACTGCTGGGGGCTGCCGTAACCATCCAG CAACATTCACCTCCAACCCTCAGTTCGTGGTGCGTTTGGACGAGGTGGACGATGACCCTCTGGATGGGCAGGAGAAGGGCTGCACGTTTCTGGTGGGATTGATGCAGAAGGACATAAGAAAACAGAGGCAACTCAACAAAGACCTGGAGATCATTGGCTTTGCCATTTATGAG GTCCCAGAGCAG TATAAAGGCTCTCGTCATGTGCATCTGGGTCCGGACGTGCTGCTGAGTGAAAATGCAGTTGCCATGAGCCACACGTTCATAAACACTCGCGAGATTTGTGACCGCTTCACGCTGGCCCCAGGGGAATACGCCATCATCCCGTCCACTTTCCAGCCGCACAGGAACGGCAAGTTTGTACTGCGTGTGTTCTCAgagaagcaagcccacaccag tcctttggaggagaaagttgaagctgaaattgatgag gagGAGATTTCAAAGAGTGATGTTGATCCTCATTTCAAGAAACTCTTCAAGCAAATTGCAGGAGAT GACCTGGAGGTGTCTGTCTTTGAGCTTGTGAGGATTTTGAACAATGTTGTGTCACACC GATCTGATATAAAGACAGATGGTTTCAGTCTTGAGACCGGTCGCATTATTGTCAGCCTGTTGGAT AAAGATGAAAGCTCCAAACTGGGGCTTCTGGAGTTCCACAAACTTTGGCTGAAAATCCAAAGATACCTG GAAATCTTCAAGAATCACGACACAGACAACTCTGGCACCATGAGCTCACACGAGATGAGAGACGCTGCCACTGAAGCTG GTTTTCAGGTAAACAGCGCAGTGCTTCAGGTGATCGTGAGCCGTTATGCAGACGCTCAGTTTGCCATAgactttgacagttttgtgggATGTCTCATAAAACTGGAAATGTTGTTCA aaatgttCAAAGCTTTGGACAAGAGCGAGTCTGGAAAGATTGAGCTGGATATACAACAG tggttGTGTCTAGCCTTGTACTGA